AGCAAATTTAATTGATCTCTCATTTTTAAAAAATGAGGATATGAAAGATTATCATAAATCTATCAAATTTAAAAACTATGTTTTTAATAGTTTTTATCCTTTAGAAAAATCAATTTATAAATCTGAAAATATATACACTATAAAATTGAGAGTTTTTGGGGATGAATTTAATAAATTTTTTAAAGAGGCATTGCCGGGGTTAAGAAATGATGATATTCAAATTCTTACAGCTAAAAGTATCTTAATAAATAAAAAACATATATTGGAAATTTATAGTATAACTCCCGCTGTATGCAAATTTGATAATGGATATTGGAAGGAGCATGAAACATTTGAAACATTTGAAAAAAGAATAAAAGAAAATGCTATAAAAAAATATAATTTCTTTTTCAATACTAAGCTAGATGAAAATTTTGATTTTATAAAAAAGATAGATTTTAAAAATAGAATTCCAATAGGAACAAAATATAAAAATATAACTCTTTTAGGAGATAAATTACAAATTGAGCTTGAAGATAATGAATTTGCTCAAAAGTTAGGATGGATTATTTTTTCAACAGGTCTTTTAGAGCTTGGCGCTCGAGGATTTGGATATGTTAATGCAAAATTTATTTAATTTAAATAGATAGCGGGGTGAAAAATGCTAAAAGATTGTAT
This DNA window, taken from Cetobacterium sp. NK01, encodes the following:
- a CDS encoding CRISPR-associated endoribonuclease Cas6; this translates as MNTYEIDLKVYLLKDISKESALEKIANLIDLSFLKNEDMKDYHKSIKFKNYVFNSFYPLEKSIYKSENIYTIKLRVFGDEFNKFFKEALPGLRNDDIQILTAKSILINKKHILEIYSITPAVCKFDNGYWKEHETFETFEKRIKENAIKKYNFFFNTKLDENFDFIKKIDFKNRIPIGTKYKNITLLGDKLQIELEDNEFAQKLGWIIFSTGLLELGARGFGYVNAKFI